DNA from Parvularcula marina:
GGTGATCACGACCATGGTCGGATTCACCCTGATCTACGGTACGCTCGCCGTGGTCGAGGTCAGCCTGATGATCAAGGCGATTAGCGCCGGGCCGGGGGCACGGCTGTTCCCGGCAGGCGGCGGAGGGAGTGACACGGACGAATTGTCACCCGCTGCTGCCGCTGCACCCAGCATCAAATTTGACGTCTAGGAGGCTGTCATGACGGAAATACCGCTCGATTATGCCACGCTGAAAATCCTCTGGTGGGGATTGGTCGGTGCCCTGTTGATCGGCTTTGCCGTGACCGATGGTTATGACCTTGGCGCGGCCTCGCTTCTGCCTTTCGTGGCAAAGACGGACAAGGAACGCCGGCTGGTCATCAACTCCGTGGGCCCTACATGGGAAGGCCATCAGGTCTGGCTGATCACTGGCGGCGGCGCGCTATTTGCCGCCTGGCCGTTTGTCTATGCAGTCAGTTTCTCTGGCTTTTATCTTGCCATGTTCGTGGTGCTCGCGGCGCTCATCCTGCGGCCTGTCGGGTTCAAATACCGCTCGAAACGGCAAAGCGCCGCTTGGCGGTCGGGCTGGGACTGGGCGCTGTTTGTCGGCGGGTTCGTCCCGGCGCTGATCTTTGGTGTGGCGCTTGGCAATGTGCTGCAGGGCGTGCCCTTCAATCTCGATAGCACGCTGCGCGCCAGCTATGATGGTGGGCTGTTTGGCCTCCTCAATCCTTTCGCGCTGCTCTGCGGGCTCGCCTCGGTGGCGATGCTGGTCATGCATGGTGCGGCTTATCTGGTTGCCAAGCTCGAACGTGGTCCTGTTCTTGATCGTGCGGCGGGTTTCGGGACGTGGGCCGGGATCGGTGTCCTGATCTTCTATGCCGCCGCCGGCGTCTGGCTGATGGTCTCCGGGATGGGCTACCGCATCGTCTCGGAGATTGATCCGCAGGCGGTGGCCAACCCGTTGCGCAAGGAAGTCGTCGTCGAGACCGGCGCGTGGCTGGCCAATTACGGCAAATATCCCTGGATGATCCTCGCCCCAGTGCTCGGTTTTGCGGGGACGGTGCTCGCCATTCTGGGCCTTCGCAAAAAGGCCGGCTGGACGATTGTGGCTTCGGGGCTCGCGGCAGCCGGGATCATCGCCTCGATCGGGGCATCGATGTTTCCCTTCATCCTGCCAAGCACCGTCAATCCTAATGCCAGCCTGACGGTCTGGGACAGTGCCTCAAGCCAGACGACCCTCTTCAT
Protein-coding regions in this window:
- the cydB gene encoding cytochrome d ubiquinol oxidase subunit II → MTEIPLDYATLKILWWGLVGALLIGFAVTDGYDLGAASLLPFVAKTDKERRLVINSVGPTWEGHQVWLITGGGALFAAWPFVYAVSFSGFYLAMFVVLAALILRPVGFKYRSKRQSAAWRSGWDWALFVGGFVPALIFGVALGNVLQGVPFNLDSTLRASYDGGLFGLLNPFALLCGLASVAMLVMHGAAYLVAKLERGPVLDRAAGFGTWAGIGVLIFYAAAGVWLMVSGMGYRIVSEIDPQAVANPLRKEVVVETGAWLANYGKYPWMILAPVLGFAGTVLAILGLRKKAGWTIVASGLAAAGIIASIGASMFPFILPSTVNPNASLTVWDSASSQTTLFIMLIVTVIFLPIILIYTSWVFKVLWGRLGTEEANSAGAY